TGGAACACGTATTATGGTAATTATAAAACTACTCTGTGTACTTTTCAttgattcttcaattttccaatatgCATCCTTTTCCCCTTTTTCTTGTATTTACTAAATCTGTTTCGATTTTAAAAAAACAttcagttaaaatttaaaagttgaaatcaaatttaataattaaacggTCAACATTAAATATCTTAACACTGGTAATTGAGAGagaaaaaatatgcaaattgagGGCGAAAATTACTAAGACCATTAGGACTGACAATGAAATGCAAGGGATCGTAATGAACTCATCAATCATAAGGGAAGACACTGGTGTCATTTTTAACACATTAATTATCAATCAAAGTTAGACAGTGTTcgctaaaaaaaattgttaggaTTTGCATAATTTCAATAGATGACAACTTGAATGTTAACAAATTCCTTATAcattctataataaaataaacctaaaaacatgaattatttaaagaaacatATAATCGCTTCCGCAGATATACAAAgatcatataaaaaatatatacaatatcaTATAAATATCTCAATAAAGGCAACATTCATTGAACATCCTATAATTTATtcattagaatttagaaatttacctcattagaaatattttcttttattcttttattaatcttCTATCTTGAATCACTGAAACTTTTGCTTTTACAAAATCTGAGGCTCATGGTGGAAAGTCGCCATCTCTACTGCTTatccaaaataaatttcttattgtataataaaattaatattacctgaaaaaatatagaaacattAGTTCATGAATTATCAAATCATCCCCCAATGTCGACAAGTCATTGGAAATCATCGCTCGCAAGCCTAATGAACCGGAAACGATGTTTCGCAGGGAAAGGCAACGGGACAACCGGTACGCAATAAACCGTGGAAAAAGTCTTGTTGGCTGGCGTTTTCGTAACTGGTATCGATTTCAAATACGTACGCGAAGGAGGACAATGGGGTGGTGATTAATGTTACGAGAGTTTTCGTGAGTCATAAAGTTAGCATTCGCAGAGAGGTGTTAGAGAGTGGTCCTTTACGCCTCTCCACCCTCGATCGGTCCGAGAACGGAGGAACCTCGTCCCGGGGCCATTGGCAGTGCAAATTTATCGTGGTGTTAAGCCGTTAATATTTGCTTTCGTACGGCTTTAAATCAATGAAAAATATTCTAATTGGAATATGAAAAAAGTTGGCACACGGTCCGCCTGTGACAGAGGGTGCTGTTTGCCGATGCCAATAGAGTGGCGAAGGGTGGCGGGAACTCTGGTAAGGTGGCCTGTCTGCCACGTTACAGAATAGAATATAAATTGTCTTAACGAGTTGCCGGTGCAAAGAAAAATGGCAAAAACTTTTCGACTCGAGACCATTCGCGCTCCAGCAACTCTCTCTGTATTGACCTATAGATTCCATCCGACCGTCACGATTCGCTAACTACAAAGCAAGTTTACTAATTTCCTGAATCGAAGCCCGTAACGTTCTGCTAACGCACCCAACCACCGCCGCCTTCCAACACCCTCTGTCACGACCCATTAATTCGCCAAGATCCATTAACATCTCGTGGATATCGTATCGGGCAACGTACGCTTAAACGTTGTCGCTAATTGGGTGGATTTAATTGATTTGGCATTTCGAATGGTATACGTGGTTCGCTCCAGAAGTAATCAGGCTGTTTGCTTTGTATTAAGTAAATTGCTCCAATCTGTGAACCTTTTGAaacattcaaattattttaatgcaTACAAATATATCTTTCACTTCTTAATTATCTTCATAATGAAAGAATTAGTTAAAATCGCAAGTTAACACTGCAGTTTTGTTTCACAGTTTACCTGAAAGAGAACATGAGTAAGGTGGTTATCGTATAAGATTAAAATCAGAACCAAAAGCTTCCCACTAACCAAGTAGGAGCTGTAAACTAATTAACATTTCACTAGTCATCGAGATTAACCTGGGGATACAAGAAAAATTGGTAGTCATGGGAAACGATCGATTAGCAACGAAGAATTGGAAATGTCGGAATTAAGGGATGACGATCGGTTACACGAGGATTTTCAAGAACACGGCACGCGGCCGTAGATGAAAGCTATCACCCTATCCGTGCACGCGATGGGTCCTGGACTCGATTTCGAACGAGATCGACCCCGATCGCGATTCCAGCTGGCAATAATTCCTCTTCGGTAACCGGCTGACAGGAAATCCCAGGTTTTACTTCGAATACCGCATTGATTAACTTATCTAATCTAATTTAAATGCGAACCTGGTTGGGGAAACGGGCTTTCTCGCTTCCACTTTTCACCGTGGAGAGAAGAAGACCCATGGCCCATCGGTTAGACAGCAGGGGATGAAGGCGAACCCTTGTGGTGTAACCGATGCTGCACGGGGTAAGAAAGAGAGGGCGAAACGAGAAACTAGGAACATTAAGCGCGATAGTGAACGGCGGCCAAGAAACGAGACGAAGAGaaaaatggggatttgggagaacgTGTAAGGGTGGATGTTCCGAATCGGACAGAGAAACAGAAAGGAGAAAAAGGTCCGACGAGCGAAAGGGAAGAAGACATTCGGGGGCAGAGAAGTGGTTGCACGAGATAATGAGAGAAGCGAGGGTGAAACAAAATGAAGCGATCTAGTATGGGCGGGTCGTAGGAGCAGTAATACGAACAGGGTTGTACCGTGTTGAGTAAGGCGAGTTAGGGCATACAAACCGCTGTGTAACGTATCAAATCGAGTGCTGAATCCGGGATTAAATCGGCGAGAAGCGAAACAAGAGAACTAGGGGCCGTGAACGACATCCATGGTACCGTCGAGAAGACGAGGCAAATCCACGTAGGTGCAATTTTGACTAACGTTAACGTCCGCGTGAATGGGCTAGCAAGTTGTATCGTTTACGTTAATTTTATTCGTCATCAACGACATACCGTGATCTTCTGTAAATTAAAGTACCTGTTAAGGAAGGAATATGGATTATGGATCAGTTCCAATAACTCTCCTTTAATAAAAagtactttttattaaaataaaaaattgcaaattacaactattacaatattttacaacTACATACTACTTACTATTAAAAATTATCTCTACGATTTCTATTTCTTAAGATctatttcttaataattattaactattACCCATTACTGTACTACACTACAACCATTAAACCATACTACATTACCATACCATGATTATTATACTTCAACCCTATGTTCAAGACTTGGTCAGGCTTGTATAGATAATATGTTCTTTTCACAAATTACTCGACGCGAATTGTTCGAACAATTTGAGATGATTATATTCCTCCTCTGTCGGGGAATAACGTATGATTGACAGTATAATAATAACGGCGATTACGACAATATTGAAGCAACGGCTGACTTTGTTACCGTATCTAACCAGGGGATTTTCCCCTTATCCTCGGACACCCTAACCGGTCTTAACTTACTGCATTAGTTTCGCAAATTGAAGAATTCCGGCTATATTTCCATTCTATCTTCAACTGTTTCTTCCTTCAATATTAAAAGCATGGTCTTATCATATGAATACGATATCAGAGATGAATTCTCAATAATCTTCTGTACAGATCTACATATAGATTGAAgcattattgataataatagtaaatcataaattgaaaatatagaaaaagagATTACCTACTTTGTCGGAACAATGTAACGTAACGAATAAAAGAATTGACAATATGGCGACACGAATTCAAATGTAACGGTTGCAAGTATCTTAAACAATGAAAATTCATTTGAATACATAGATGGTTAAATCGATGGAAAAAATAAGGAACATCGGAGGCTTACCTCCCCCATTCCAACCTACATCTTCTTCTTTTCGATCACCGTTTACTGTTCTTCCCTTCTCTATTTATCATCCGACTACTCATCTGCTGActtgttattaaattaatccTTCGTTTAgtcaaattgatgcattgataTCATAGAGCACTCATAACTCACGGCACCCTTTCCGCCACGATTAGTACACGCGCAGCCGTTTTCACGCGCGACCCCTGATTCAACCAAGTGAGGGGGCTTTACTCTGCAATTCCCTATTTGCACCGATGCAGACTCCACTATTTATTAACATCATTACTTATCATTTCAACCACTCGTGCATCACGATGACGTCACTGAGATAAATGCATCTCGCGCTGGACCTGCGACAAGCTTTGTTTAATGGTTAACCATCGAATACTTCGATCAATGAGTAACGAGATCGATGCATCTCCTTTTTGATCAGCGCCACGTCGCGAAAGAACTGTGCAATAGCATTGACTTGAATATCGATTTGTTTCGAATCGTTCCATAGATCACCGCATGTTGGATTCCACGCGGTAGCAgatctttttataaaaactaacaatagaacaaaaatttgaatgaGTCTAAGCGAGGAATGCAGAGCTAAAAGCGAACAGttaaaattaatgcaaaattttaagttaaatacATAAGTTAATAATAAACTTCGAAATAACAGGAACGCTCGGAAGATTTACCGCCAAAATGTTTGATTCGATCAATCACAGAAACGACAGAAAGCAAATACCGAAATCGATAAGACCGCGTATGTAATTAGTATACGCGATAGAGACGTTGATGGCCGGGGAAGTTTTATTTTCCGTTTCCTCCTCGGTACGTTTTCAATTTGAATACCGATTAATCTGGTCGAATAATCTTACCGTATATTTCGAGCGGTCCTCCGATATTCGTTTGAGAgcattccttttttttttaaactaaacGTTTCACTTTATCGGTGGTGCACAGCAATTAATAATAACACGCAATCGCGGCCGTATCTTTTATAACCTTTTGGAGTATAAATCGCGAAATTCTGGAATTATCAGGCAGCCGGGAATGAAAGGCTATTTCCGTCGCACGGAATCACGGGCAATATTTTACGTGGGATTGGGGTTGAACGCGGACACATCGacgtttgatatttttatgCAGTGGCGCCACCGCGGAGAGATTTACGAGGCAGATATGCGATCACAAAATGTCCGACACTAAATCAAACATGTTGCATCGGAAAACATCAGAAATTATTATTGGGACTTTTATGGGATCGACGGGAGCGAAAGAAACGTACAATGTAACTCGACGCGCCGTTTCATTGTGAGTATCTTCCGAAGGATCTATCACGGAATAAATCGTGATATATTAGGCGATTTTTTTATAAGTATCTCAGAAAAAAACTTGATGACTACTTATGGAAGCTGCGTCACCATTGTGAGCGATAATTTTATGACGACATACATTACACTACATTGTCTATATTATTTGAACGTATGTTTTGTGTTGGCAAAATAAGATGAAGTTTATTACTGCATGACGTTAAATTTGCCTACTACGTTTAGCGTACAGTACTATAAATTTCATCATGACACTTTTTTCACGGAATAAAAACTATCATAAATCCGTGAATGTATCAATTCAACGATCGTTAATCATATTCAAttggaaataaaagaaataaattttgacaCCAACAGTACGGCATAACTATAAATTTACAGTAAAAATGCCTTCTTATTAAACAATTCCCTCGTATATTAGTAAAGAAGAAACTAtcgcatattaaatgcattacAATGCAACTAATGAAGGAACACAGGTTTTCCTTCCTTCTAAATCCCTCCCTCTTAGGCCCTTATACATTCTTTATCCTTAGAAGAAATAAAGGCACAGTCGTAACAGCGGAATGATTAATATCCGGCTGACAGTTTGTGAAACGGGCAGCCAATAAACGGGATAAAAATACTGGTGAAAAATAGCGCGCTCATTAGGGGTACAGTGACATCTGCGACTGCTGCGCCCGAAAGTCTTCGAAGAACGTAGAAAAGGTTCTTGGATGAAGGGAACAAAGAGGACAGGTTTATTAAAGTAATGGCGGatcattttaatattgcaatgaAAGCGCACGCCATTTGCTATCTTCGAAACTTAATAACTTTTTATCAAGGGTATCCTATCCTTTTctacttaatttgaaatcttTTCCGTAATTTCCATTTCaattatatgtaaattatttaaacttttagTGTCACTATGAATACTAATATGATGTTATTAACTGGAATAAAGTTAAATTGTACatgtcatttttttatttatttttttatattttttaagtatttattttttCGATATATTTATGTAAGATTAATGACtacacttttatattttctaaattagtTACTTGCGATCATTCATATTTTTCTCTTTCCCAATATTTACATTGTATATGTATTCTTTTATTCATACGTGCAACTTCctcattcaaatttcccgctatttggattcaaatttcccgccaattctattcaaatttcccgcgttTGATATAGATGACGCTAAACATCAATTTAAAAGATTTCAGTCATAATATGGCGCAGAATAGAGCAAGCcggtttgaaaataatatgatattGTTAATAGTAGATGTATAAGTAACATAAATTTGacgtaaaaattaatatatcattaacttagataatttatacaaaaatgtgTGACGGTaatctatttatatttatataaaaatataacctaTTATAACATTTGAAACTGTTCAATTTTCAAGACCTAAATCTATTATTTTCAGAAGAGGTAATACGTCGGAGATTGCTCATAGATGGAGATGGTACTGGAGATGATAGAAGAATAAATATGCTTTTGAAATCATTTATTAAATGGGCAAATTCGTCAGATGTAGACAATACATTGCATGAAAGAATGTTGTCGCAATTGGCTCAGTGTGAATTTGCACAGAGAAAGTCTAGATTAGTCTCAAATATGAGCcaagaagaattaaaaaattatgaaaaattatctAAGGAAATTGAAGTACAGATAGAAGAAGCTAAAAAAGACATAGAAAAAACAAAAGCAGAATTACAGGAAGCAAAACGTGTAAGGAAAAATAGGATTGAATATGATGTATTAGCAAAAGTTATTAATGAACAACCGGACAGAGTGGAAACAAATTTAAAGCTTGCTACACTGCGtgaggaattaggaaaattaaaggtaaaaataatttacattgtaAAAAAGTACAACTTGTATTTGTGTGTACCACAAATATAATCTATGAATATTTTGGTACGTAGGAAAAGTCTGAACAATTAGAACACAAACTGGAAATGAGACGTAAACAGTTTCATGTTTTGATATCCTCCATACATTCTTTACAAGGAATGCTAGATGAGTGTGACGAAGAAATAATGGATGTAAGTTTAGAAAATTATGAAGATGTAGATACTTCAGTATCTATTAAAACTGAGGCATCTTGAAACAAgatgataaataaatttttatgtattgtataaagatattagtaatttttataaatatcacaaagcttaatttttttattatattttgtatgtacTGTACAACTCCTGAGTTCTTTTTAAGATATGAAAAAAGGTGTATATTAAAGACTGTGTAaagtatacaaatatattatccaaatttcagttttaatttacTAGTTTTAGGAACATGCCTAATAGTTAAAGACAATCTAACACCTCGCTTTAATATCTGCTCTTCTTTAAATTCTTCTCCACATAtgcttaaattttttataattgatcCTGAAATAACATCGGTATCTTTTTCTGCAATGGAATGTAAATAATGATGATACAGATCTCCTTGCAGAATAAGCAAACTTCTGCGTTCTAATAGAAAGCTAAATTCTAAGTTTAGTTCATGTTGCTgaaaaaaaatcattagttatttataatatttaaatatgacaatgtaatagttataataaagaGTAGAACCTGTGTGCTGTCAAGTCGTTTATAAAAGTCAAGAAGTGTATGAGATCCACAGCTAATAGTTGTTACAATAGGATGGAAGAGTGGACCATCTGAATGTgcctaataattaatattatattaatattatattttgtattgactgctttataattatacataatcAGACATATACCATTATTCCCTGACCAGGTAAATATTCATTGATCAGAACATGATTAGGTAACTTTTCTTTCTCAAATATATTACaggatgaaattttatttacatatttcattaGCCACTGAAAATTAGAGATATATTTGTACtactttatattaatattatttgaaatacACTATTATAAAAAACTTACACTTGGTATTTCTTCTGCTATCATACCTTTGGGATGTGGAATGCCACCCCAATTTTGTAATCTTCGATGACTTAGCTGTGTCCACTTTGGTAAAGGTGCATTATTAACACATCTtaatatttcttcttcttcctccggTGTAATAAAATTTGGTACATACATAGCTAACTTGGGCACCTATAACAAATTGAATACtatagtttttaacataaagatTAAACATAACcttagataaaaataataattgtattaaaataaaccTTAGGAATCACGTTGTTAGGAAAAACACAATTGTATTCTTCCATTTTGTGGTAAAACTAATAAAGATGTCACaaagataataataaagaatgattttttatttatataataataaatatttcagtacaCTATTTTTACGCATGTTTTTATGAGCATGCATTcctgaaaatgaaattataaattaatcgaAAAGCTTTTGTTTCACTATTACATATTCAATGCAAGCGTCTATACCATTTTATGATAATTGTAAGTTTTcaaaaactattaaattaatcTTCTCTCATATCACTATTTGTTGGACAATAAATTAGAAATTGCATTGTGCATAAGGTATTTCGTCTTTTTTCATACAATATTAGAAAGCGTTTTTTGTTAAACATGTAATTGCAAACGATTCGAATCGGTTAAAGTTATGTTtgcataaaatcaatcaatttatGGAAGGGAACATCCTTAGCGCGACTGTACGTAACACGCAAATATTTAAACACAGAATTATTTAAAGACAATATTTGATGTTGCTAGTGTTGTAcagttatttaaattaataaagaaaGAGAATGGATAAGAGTCAGACAACAGATAAAATGGATAACAAGGAATTAAAACTTATTCATCAGGTATATTCTgaaaattactgtaattattatattataaatttccacaaagtaattgatattttaattatttaaagaaaacaTATATAGTTTCTTATAGatcacaattttgaaaatactgCTGATGCATTAATGATAGAAGCTGCGATAAAAGgccataaaaatttggaaattcaaaatgtGACTAATGCagtcaattttgaaaatatgatgTTAAGTTATAAGACAGGAGATtggaaaacattttttaaagtaatgTATAAGTACATGTTCACTTAgaaataatatcatttaaataCATCTGCTGTTTTTAGCTGTGGAATTCATTGATACCCGAAGATGTTAAACAGACAagagattataaaattttgatgttGAATTTACACATATATTTTGCAATGTTACCTAAACGTATGTTGCTTTTACATTCTTATAAAGATAAAGGTAAGATAGCAGAAtgtactttaaataattttaagaaggaCTATAATGTTTACTCTTTGTTTTTATCTAGATCAAAATTATccaactgattctataataccCTTGAATCAACAAGATTTTGAACAAAAAGAGGTAATTTCAATAatgtcaaattaattttttttcatttattatatttattttattttaaattatgtattttattagaattctAAGTTTAATAACTGGAAAAAAGCAGCTATGActga
Above is a genomic segment from Megachile rotundata isolate GNS110a chromosome 15, iyMegRotu1, whole genome shotgun sequence containing:
- the thoc7 gene encoding THO complex subunit 7, translating into MCDEEVIRRRLLIDGDGTGDDRRINMLLKSFIKWANSSDVDNTLHERMLSQLAQCEFAQRKSRLVSNMSQEELKNYEKLSKEIEVQIEEAKKDIEKTKAELQEAKRVRKNRIEYDVLAKVINEQPDRVETNLKLATLREELGKLKEKSEQLEHKLEMRRKQFHVLISSIHSLQGMLDECDEEIMDVSLENYEDVDTSVSIKTEAS
- the LOC105662547 gene encoding putative RNA/DNA demethylase ALKBH6, whose product is MEEYNCVFPNNVIPKVPKLAMYVPNFITPEEEEEILRCVNNAPLPKWTQLSHRRLQNWGGIPHPKGMIAEEIPSWLMKYVNKISSCNIFEKEKLPNHVLINEYLPGQGIMAHSDGPLFHPIVTTISCGSHTLLDFYKRLDSTQQHELNLEFSFLLERRSLLILQGDLYHHYLHSIAEKDTDVISGSIIKNLSICGEEFKEEQILKRGVRLSLTIRHVPKTSKLKLKFG